The following coding sequences are from one Ancylobacter sp. TS-1 window:
- the prfA gene encoding peptide chain release factor 1, with amino-acid sequence MTTLPDARLDQLLARHAEIEHALSAGPDAETYVRLSREFAELRPLVDSVKALRSAERQLADARTLASEAASDREMAALAQEEADTLDAEVESLAHAVRLALLPKDAMDERGVILEVRAGTGGDEAALFAGDLFRMYERFAGLNGWSVEVLSLTEGTAGGYKEIVAALHGSGAYAKLKFESGVHRVQRVPDTEGSGRIHTSAATVAVLPEVEEVDVEINESDLRIDVFRASGAGGQHVNKTESAVRITHIPTGTVVAVQDERSQHKNKARAMGMLRARIYEAEREKRDSARASERKVQVGSGDRSERIRTYNFPQARVTDHRIGLTLHKLPEILSGEGLGELVDALTTEYQAALLAEAEHAGWGER; translated from the coding sequence GTGACGACCCTCCCCGACGCCCGGCTCGACCAGCTTCTCGCCCGCCATGCCGAGATCGAGCACGCCCTGTCCGCCGGCCCGGACGCGGAAACCTATGTGCGCCTCTCCCGCGAATTCGCCGAGCTGAGGCCGCTGGTCGACAGCGTGAAGGCGCTGCGCAGCGCCGAGCGCCAGCTCGCCGATGCGCGCACGCTGGCCAGCGAGGCCGCCAGCGACCGCGAGATGGCGGCGCTGGCGCAGGAAGAGGCCGACACGCTCGACGCCGAGGTCGAGAGCCTCGCCCATGCCGTCCGGCTCGCTTTGCTGCCGAAGGACGCCATGGACGAGCGCGGCGTGATCCTCGAAGTGCGCGCCGGCACCGGCGGCGACGAGGCCGCGCTGTTCGCCGGCGACCTGTTCCGCATGTATGAGCGCTTCGCCGGGCTGAACGGCTGGTCGGTCGAGGTTCTCTCGCTGACCGAGGGCACCGCCGGCGGCTACAAGGAAATCGTCGCCGCCCTGCATGGCTCGGGCGCCTATGCAAAGCTGAAGTTCGAATCGGGCGTCCACCGCGTGCAGCGCGTGCCGGACACCGAGGGCTCGGGGCGCATCCACACCTCCGCCGCCACCGTGGCGGTGCTGCCGGAAGTGGAGGAGGTCGACGTCGAGATCAACGAATCCGACCTGCGCATCGACGTGTTCCGCGCCTCGGGCGCCGGCGGCCAGCACGTCAACAAGACCGAGAGCGCGGTGCGCATCACCCATATCCCCACCGGAACGGTCGTCGCCGTGCAGGACGAGCGCTCGCAGCACAAGAACAAGGCCCGCGCCATGGGCATGCTGCGCGCCCGGATCTACGAGGCCGAGCGCGAGAAGCGCGACAGCGCCCGCGCCAGCGAGCGCAAGGTGCAGGTCGGCTCGGGCGACCGCTCCGAGCGCATCCGCACCTATAATTTCCCGCAGGCGCGCGTCACCGACCACCGCATCGGCCTGACCCTGCACAAGCTGCCGGAAATCCTCTCCGGCGAGGGGCTGGGCGAACTGGTCGACGCGCTGACCACCGAATACCAGGCGGCGCTGCTTGCCGAGGCCGAGCACGCGGGCTGGGGCGAGCGATGA
- the prmC gene encoding peptide chain release factor N(5)-glutamine methyltransferase, translating to MIPRAGLLREIAAALAAAGLETPEREARALLKAGLGLTDVDLLARAEDPVTEADAARLREMARRRAAGEPLARLSGRREFWSLDFALSPDTLVPRPETETLVEAALAAFPDRAAPLALLDLGTGSGALLAALLSEYPNAFGVGVDLSHGAARQARENLARLGLGERSAVLVGRWAQALAGRFDLVVSNPPYIPSTDIAALDREVREHDPLLALDGGPQGLDAYRALASALPGLLRPGGRAVLELGIGQEADVAALLAAAGLPADGPARADLAGIARAIVTRPA from the coding sequence ATGATTCCCCGCGCGGGGCTCCTGCGCGAGATCGCCGCAGCCCTCGCCGCGGCCGGACTGGAGACGCCCGAGCGCGAGGCGCGCGCCCTGCTGAAAGCCGGCCTCGGCCTGACCGATGTCGACCTCCTCGCCCGCGCGGAAGATCCGGTGACGGAAGCCGACGCCGCCCGGCTGCGGGAGATGGCCCGGCGCCGCGCGGCGGGCGAGCCGCTGGCCCGGCTGTCCGGCCGGCGCGAGTTCTGGAGCCTCGATTTCGCGCTCTCGCCCGACACGCTGGTGCCGCGCCCGGAGACCGAGACGCTGGTGGAGGCCGCCCTCGCCGCCTTTCCCGACCGTGCCGCGCCGCTGGCCCTTCTCGACCTCGGCACCGGCTCGGGCGCCCTGCTCGCGGCGCTGCTGAGCGAGTATCCGAACGCCTTCGGCGTCGGCGTCGACCTGTCGCACGGGGCCGCCCGGCAGGCGCGGGAAAACCTTGCGCGGCTTGGGCTTGGCGAACGGTCGGCGGTGCTTGTCGGGCGCTGGGCGCAGGCGCTCGCCGGGCGCTTCGACCTCGTGGTCTCCAATCCGCCTTATATTCCCAGCACCGATATCGCCGCGCTCGATCGCGAGGTGCGCGAACACGATCCGCTCCTCGCGCTCGACGGGGGCCCGCAGGGGCTCGACGCCTATCGTGCGCTCGCGAGCGCCCTGCCCGGCCTGCTCCGGCCGGGCGGACGCGCGGTGCTCGAACTCGGCATTGGCCAGGAGGCCGACGTCGCCGCGCTGCTTGCGGCGGCGGGGCTGCCGGCCGACGGACCTGCGCGGGCCGACCTTGCCGGGATCGCACGCGCCATCGTGACACGGCCGGCCTGA
- a CDS encoding DUF4167 domain-containing protein: protein MRNNNQQKRMRGRNNGNRRSQNPLTRVYESNGPDVKVRGTAQHIVEKYQQLARDAQASGDPVAAENYLQHAEHYYRIIAAAQAQFGVQGQPFQRSDDEEYEDDLDDAGSDGQPAYQTREPQGGRDGGQRDGQRDFYRDRPERSERPDRDRQDRPERQDRDRPDRDGRRDNNRERGQDRGQDRDRPDRDRQDRPDRDRQDRPERQDRPERQDRPERSERPDRDNRWSRDNRPYRENREPREGGEQGYRDPAQQPQPRLGPEVEAEIGLPAFITQSSAVPVSPVPEPAPKAEPRAEAKAEPRKAAPSPEASEAAEAAPAAREGTTRSRAKAAPSEDGEAAAPRTRRRRYRRADAEGEGEGAEAAPAEAGE, encoded by the coding sequence ATGCGAAATAATAACCAGCAGAAGCGTATGCGTGGCCGCAACAACGGCAATCGTCGCAGTCAGAATCCGCTTACGCGCGTCTATGAGTCGAACGGCCCCGACGTGAAGGTGCGCGGCACCGCCCAGCACATCGTCGAGAAATACCAGCAGCTGGCCCGCGACGCGCAGGCGTCCGGCGATCCGGTGGCGGCGGAGAACTACCTCCAGCACGCCGAGCACTATTACCGCATCATCGCCGCCGCCCAGGCGCAGTTCGGCGTGCAGGGCCAGCCCTTCCAGCGCTCCGACGACGAGGAATACGAGGACGACCTCGACGACGCCGGTTCCGATGGCCAGCCGGCCTACCAGACACGCGAGCCGCAGGGCGGACGCGACGGCGGCCAGCGCGATGGCCAGCGCGACTTCTACCGCGACCGGCCGGAGCGCTCCGAGCGCCCGGACCGCGACCGGCAGGATCGTCCGGAGCGGCAGGACCGCGACCGTCCCGATCGTGACGGGCGCCGCGACAACAATCGCGAGCGCGGGCAGGATCGCGGGCAGGATCGCGATCGTCCCGACCGTGACCGGCAGGACCGCCCGGACCGCGACCGGCAGGATCGTCCGGAGCGGCAGGACCGCCCCGAGAGGCAGGATCGCCCCGAGCGTTCCGAGCGTCCGGACCGCGACAACCGCTGGTCCCGCGACAACCGCCCCTATCGCGAGAACCGCGAGCCGCGCGAAGGTGGTGAGCAGGGCTACCGCGACCCCGCCCAGCAGCCGCAGCCGCGCCTCGGGCCGGAAGTGGAAGCCGAGATCGGCCTGCCCGCCTTCATCACCCAGAGCAGCGCCGTGCCGGTGAGCCCGGTTCCCGAGCCCGCCCCGAAGGCGGAGCCGCGGGCCGAAGCCAAGGCCGAGCCCAGGAAGGCCGCGCCGTCCCCGGAAGCTTCCGAGGCCGCCGAAGCCGCCCCTGCGGCGCGCGAAGGCACCACCCGTTCGCGCGCCAAGGCCGCGCCCAGCGAGGACGGCGAGGCCGCCGCCCCGCGCACCCGCCGTCGCCGCTACCGTCGCGCCGATGCGGAAGGCGAGGGCGAAGGCGCCGAGGCTGCGCCGGCGGAAGCCGGCGAGTGA
- a CDS encoding MOSC domain-containing protein: protein MSESTENDDLFTPAGAASAEAPAVAVSFAGIQSIYRYPVKGLTPERLEVVELEEGAYFPGDRLYAIENGPSGFDPLAPAFQPKIKFLMLMRNERLAALDAHYIDATHELVIEQDAAEVVRGRLDTPEGCEAIELFFQRFSRYELRGAPRVLGAPDGFRFVDTTEGYISLINVASCRALGEIIGQPVDPLRFRANLYLDGMEPWEEFDLVGHTIEIGNHVRLKVTQRIFRCAATNVDPVTARRDLDVPGTLMRSFGHTDCGIFAEVVQGGLIAEGDSVRISL, encoded by the coding sequence ATGAGCGAATCGACTGAAAACGACGATCTTTTCACCCCCGCCGGAGCCGCCTCCGCCGAGGCGCCGGCGGTTGCCGTCAGCTTTGCCGGCATCCAGTCCATCTACCGCTACCCGGTGAAGGGCCTGACGCCCGAGCGGCTGGAAGTGGTCGAGCTGGAGGAGGGCGCCTATTTTCCGGGCGACCGGCTCTATGCCATCGAGAACGGGCCTTCGGGCTTCGATCCGCTGGCGCCGGCCTTCCAGCCCAAGATCAAGTTCCTGATGCTGATGCGCAACGAGCGCCTGGCCGCGCTTGACGCCCATTACATCGACGCCACGCACGAGCTGGTCATCGAGCAGGACGCGGCGGAAGTGGTGCGCGGCCGGCTCGACACGCCCGAGGGGTGCGAGGCCATCGAGCTCTTCTTCCAGCGCTTTTCACGCTACGAGCTGCGCGGCGCGCCGCGCGTGCTGGGGGCGCCGGACGGCTTCCGCTTCGTCGACACCACCGAGGGCTACATCTCGCTGATCAACGTGGCGAGCTGCCGGGCGCTGGGCGAGATCATCGGCCAGCCGGTCGATCCGCTGCGCTTCCGCGCCAATCTCTATCTCGACGGCATGGAGCCGTGGGAGGAGTTCGACCTCGTGGGCCACACCATCGAGATCGGCAACCATGTGCGGCTGAAGGTGACGCAGCGCATCTTCCGCTGCGCCGCCACCAATGTCGATCCGGTCACGGCCCGGCGCGACCTCGACGTGCCTGGCACGCTGATGCGCAGCTTCGGCCACACCGATTGCGGCATCTTCGCCGAAGTGGTGCAGGGCGGACTGATCGCCGAGGGCGATTCCGTCCGCATCAGCCTCTGA
- the thpR gene encoding RNA 2',3'-cyclic phosphodiesterase — MPRLFTALEIPSDVAEQLSMLRGGLPGARWISPEFYHVTLRFIGDVDHVVARDAAAALDEIDRFGFDLTLSGVDQFGNHKPHSIFVGVKNNEALNDLQAEHERAMKRIGLPPEGRNFRPHVTLARLRDAAPRQVADYLALRGYFRCPTFEVSRFVLYSSRDSVGGGPYRVEAAYPLM, encoded by the coding sequence ATGCCGCGGCTCTTCACCGCCCTCGAGATTCCGTCGGATGTCGCCGAGCAGCTGTCGATGCTGCGCGGCGGTCTGCCGGGCGCACGCTGGATCAGCCCGGAATTCTACCACGTCACCCTGCGCTTCATCGGCGATGTCGACCATGTGGTGGCGCGCGACGCCGCCGCCGCGCTCGACGAGATCGACCGCTTCGGCTTCGACCTCACCTTGTCGGGCGTCGACCAGTTCGGCAATCACAAGCCGCACTCGATCTTCGTCGGGGTGAAGAACAACGAGGCGCTGAACGACCTTCAGGCCGAGCATGAGCGGGCGATGAAGCGCATCGGCCTGCCGCCGGAAGGGCGCAATTTCCGGCCCCATGTCACGCTCGCGCGGCTGCGCGACGCGGCGCCCCGGCAGGTCGCCGACTATCTGGCGCTGCGCGGCTATTTCCGCTGCCCCACCTTCGAGGTCTCGCGCTTCGTGCTCTATTCCTCGCGCGATTCCGTCGGTGGCGGCCCCTACCGGGTCGAGGCGGCCTATCCGCTGATGTGA
- a CDS encoding YkvA family protein: MADAADEARVRAGFWRKIASVATRVPFADDATAAYYCALDSRTPTRVRALLFGALAYFLLPTDALPDVFAGIGFTDDAAVLATALNLLASHITPTHREAARAALAGLRADAPGPEPRPDDAATHGAR; this comes from the coding sequence ATGGCCGATGCCGCCGACGAGGCGCGGGTGCGCGCCGGCTTCTGGCGCAAGATCGCCTCGGTGGCCACCCGCGTGCCCTTCGCCGACGACGCCACCGCCGCCTATTACTGCGCCCTGGACAGCCGGACGCCGACGCGCGTGCGCGCGCTGCTGTTCGGCGCCCTCGCCTATTTCCTGCTGCCCACCGACGCCCTGCCGGACGTCTTCGCCGGCATCGGCTTCACCGACGACGCGGCGGTGCTCGCCACCGCGCTCAACCTGCTCGCCAGCCACATCACCCCGACGCATCGCGAGGCGGCCCGCGCCGCGCTGGCGGGCCTGCGCGCGGACGCCCCCGGACCGGAGCCCCGGCCGGACGACGCGGCAACGCACGGCGCCCGGTAA
- a CDS encoding invasion associated locus B family protein, which produces MARRIVRAALAGLALAFIGVTGASAQGAPKLVGQFGDWGVYVDTSGSGKICYALAQPKTRLPAGLSRDPAYFFISTRTAENVKGEVSVVMGFPLKEGTDATLTIGPTNFDLYTRGTGAWVRNVAEETRLVDALRKGRDVVVKSTSIRGNVTTDSYSLSGISAAIDRAAQECR; this is translated from the coding sequence ATGGCACGACGCATCGTGCGCGCGGCACTCGCCGGCTTGGCACTGGCATTCATCGGCGTCACAGGCGCCAGCGCACAGGGAGCGCCCAAGCTTGTCGGCCAGTTCGGCGACTGGGGCGTCTATGTCGACACCAGCGGCAGCGGCAAGATCTGCTACGCGCTGGCCCAGCCCAAGACCCGGCTTCCCGCAGGCCTCAGCCGCGACCCGGCCTATTTCTTCATCTCGACCCGCACCGCCGAGAATGTGAAGGGCGAAGTGAGCGTCGTCATGGGCTTCCCGCTCAAGGAAGGCACCGACGCCACCCTCACCATCGGCCCGACCAACTTCGACCTCTACACCCGCGGCACCGGCGCCTGGGTGCGCAACGTGGCCGAGGAGACCCGCCTCGTCGACGCGCTGCGCAAGGGGCGCGACGTGGTGGTCAAGAGCACCTCGATCCGCGGCAACGTCACCACCGACAGCTATTCGCTGAGCGGCATTTCCGCCGCCATCGACCGCGCGGCGCAGGAATGCCGTTGA
- the gloB gene encoding hydroxyacylglutathione hydrolase, with translation MAAELRLIPCLADNYAVLLHDPVTEATAVIDAPEVAPILAALERENWTLTHILVTHHHTDHIAGVLALKERYGATVVGPRAERETIPGLDVAVVDGDPVAVGSLVGRVLETPGHTKGHIVFLFEEERLLFSGDTLFVLGCGRPFECDPPVLWESLARLRALPDDISVYCGHEYTVSNGRFAVSVEPDNAALAARLKEAEAQRAAGQPTLPTTIGAEKATNPFLHADDPELAERIGLPGAEPGAVFTELRSLKNSFRG, from the coding sequence ATGGCGGCTGAACTGCGGCTCATCCCCTGCCTCGCCGACAACTACGCCGTGCTGCTGCACGACCCGGTCACCGAGGCGACCGCCGTCATAGACGCGCCGGAAGTGGCGCCGATCCTCGCCGCCCTGGAGCGCGAGAACTGGACGCTGACGCATATCCTCGTCACCCATCACCACACCGACCACATCGCCGGCGTGCTGGCGCTCAAGGAGCGCTACGGCGCCACTGTCGTCGGTCCGCGCGCCGAACGCGAGACCATTCCCGGCCTCGACGTGGCGGTGGTCGACGGCGATCCGGTGGCGGTCGGCAGCCTGGTCGGCCGCGTTCTGGAAACCCCCGGCCACACCAAGGGACATATCGTGTTCCTGTTCGAGGAGGAGCGCCTGCTCTTCTCCGGCGACACGCTGTTCGTGCTCGGCTGCGGCCGGCCCTTCGAGTGCGACCCGCCGGTGCTGTGGGAATCGCTCGCCCGGCTGCGGGCGCTGCCCGACGACATCTCCGTCTATTGCGGGCACGAATACACCGTCTCCAACGGGCGCTTCGCCGTGTCGGTGGAGCCGGACAATGCCGCCCTCGCCGCCCGGCTGAAAGAAGCCGAGGCGCAGCGCGCCGCCGGCCAGCCCACCCTGCCGACCACGATCGGCGCCGAGAAGGCGACCAACCCGTTCCTGCATGCCGACGACCCCGAGCTTGCCGAGCGCATCGGCCTGCCCGGTGCCGAGCCCGGCGCGGTGTTCACCGAGCTGCGCAGCCTGAAGAACAGCTTCAGGGGCTGA
- a CDS encoding cupin domain-containing protein — translation MANRPSPEALTAAEIVARLGLTPHPEGGHFREMFRDHRRSAEGRALSTAIYFLLAAGERSHWHRVDAVEIWHWYAGAPLELTVAGSDMGPVETLRLGPDLANGEEPQRIVPQDAWQAARSLGDWTLVGCTVAPAFEFAGFELAAPGWSPG, via the coding sequence ATGGCCAACCGCCCTTCCCCCGAAGCGCTCACCGCCGCCGAGATCGTCGCCCGGCTCGGCCTGACGCCGCACCCGGAAGGCGGGCACTTCCGCGAAATGTTCCGCGATCACCGCCGCAGCGCGGAAGGTCGGGCGTTGTCGACCGCCATCTATTTCCTGCTGGCGGCGGGCGAGCGCTCGCACTGGCACCGCGTCGACGCGGTGGAGATCTGGCACTGGTACGCCGGCGCGCCGCTGGAGCTGACCGTCGCCGGCTCCGACATGGGGCCGGTCGAGACGCTGCGCCTCGGTCCCGATCTGGCGAACGGGGAAGAGCCCCAGCGCATCGTGCCGCAGGACGCCTGGCAGGCGGCGCGCAGCCTCGGCGACTGGACGCTGGTCGGCTGCACCGTGGCGCCGGCCTTCGAGTTCGCCGGCTTCGAGCTGGCCGCGCCCGGCTGGTCGCCGGGCTGA
- a CDS encoding DMT family transporter — translation MSRSSATLIGFSAILLWSTLALATSSTGAVPPFLLTALTFAIGGLVGIVAALVRGVGLSVLRQPWPVWVHGVGGLFGYHFFYFSALKLAPPAEAGLIAYLWPLLIVLFSAFLPGEKLRPAHIGGALMGLAGTVVLLGGRAGGFGFAPEYVPGYLAAALCAVIWSVYSVASRRFATVPTEVVAGFCLATAALSALCHALFEPSIWPAGTGEWLAVLALGIGPVGIAFYTWDIGMKRGDIRLLGVLSYAAPVLSTLLLVAAGFAALSWSLALACALIVGGAAVATLLARR, via the coding sequence ATGTCCCGTTCCTCCGCCACCCTCATCGGCTTTTCCGCGATCCTGCTGTGGTCGACGCTGGCGCTCGCCACCTCCTCGACCGGGGCGGTGCCGCCCTTCCTGCTGACCGCGCTGACCTTCGCCATTGGCGGGCTGGTGGGCATCGTGGCGGCGCTGGTGCGCGGGGTCGGGCTTTCCGTGCTGCGCCAGCCCTGGCCGGTGTGGGTGCATGGCGTGGGCGGGCTGTTCGGCTATCACTTCTTCTATTTCTCGGCGCTCAAGCTGGCCCCGCCGGCCGAGGCCGGGCTGATCGCCTATCTGTGGCCGCTGCTCATCGTGCTGTTCTCCGCCTTCCTGCCGGGCGAGAAGCTGCGCCCGGCGCATATAGGCGGCGCGCTGATGGGTCTTGCCGGCACCGTGGTGCTGCTCGGCGGGCGCGCCGGCGGCTTCGGCTTCGCGCCGGAATATGTGCCGGGCTATCTGGCGGCGGCGCTGTGCGCGGTGATCTGGTCGGTCTATTCGGTGGCCTCGCGGCGCTTCGCGACGGTGCCGACCGAGGTGGTCGCCGGCTTCTGCCTCGCCACCGCCGCGCTCTCCGCGCTCTGCCACGCGCTGTTCGAGCCCTCGATCTGGCCGGCGGGAACAGGGGAATGGCTGGCTGTGCTGGCGCTCGGCATCGGCCCGGTCGGCATCGCCTTCTACACCTGGGACATCGGCATGAAGCGCGGCGACATCCGCCTGCTCGGCGTCCTCTCCTATGCCGCGCCGGTGCTGTCGACCCTGCTGCTGGTGGCGGCCGGCTTCGCGGCGCTGAGCTGGTCGCTGGCGCTCGCCTGCGCGCTGATTGTCGGCGGCGCGGCGGTGGCGACGCTGCTGGCGCGCCGCTAG
- a CDS encoding PepSY domain-containing protein — MLRPALALAVVLLSAPAFAQASIGIDEALVIVRANGMAVVAKLEHEHEKGVSKWEAEGLDAAGKKLEIEINAVDGKVISIK, encoded by the coding sequence ATGCTGCGCCCGGCTCTCGCTCTCGCCGTCGTCCTTCTCTCCGCCCCCGCCTTCGCGCAGGCCAGCATCGGCATCGACGAGGCGCTGGTGATCGTGCGCGCCAACGGCATGGCGGTGGTCGCCAAGCTGGAGCACGAGCATGAGAAGGGCGTGTCGAAATGGGAGGCGGAAGGGCTCGACGCCGCCGGCAAGAAGCTGGAGATCGAGATCAACGCCGTGGACGGCAAGGTGATCTCGATCAAATAG
- the phbB gene encoding acetoacetyl-CoA reductase, with amino-acid sequence MGRVALVTGGTRGIGAAVCKALKAAGYSVAANYAGNDAAAADFTAETGIPAFKWDVSDFEACKAGIAEVTAKLGPVDVLVNNAGITRDGMLHKMSPDQWYAVINTNLNSVFNMSRNVIESMRERSFGRIVTISSINGQKGQLGQTNYSAAKAGEIGFTKALAQENANKGITVNAICPGYIGTEMVRAVPQEVLEKRILPQIPVGRLGEPEEIARCVVFLAADEAGFITGSTLTANGGQYLA; translated from the coding sequence ATGGGTCGTGTTGCGTTGGTCACAGGCGGCACGCGCGGTATCGGCGCGGCGGTCTGCAAGGCCCTGAAGGCGGCGGGTTATTCGGTGGCCGCCAACTATGCCGGCAACGATGCCGCCGCCGCCGATTTCACCGCCGAGACCGGCATTCCGGCCTTCAAGTGGGACGTGTCGGACTTCGAGGCCTGCAAGGCCGGCATCGCCGAGGTCACGGCCAAGCTCGGCCCGGTCGACGTGCTGGTGAACAATGCCGGCATCACCCGCGACGGCATGCTGCACAAGATGTCGCCCGACCAGTGGTACGCGGTCATCAACACCAATCTGAACTCGGTGTTCAACATGAGCCGCAACGTGATCGAGAGCATGCGCGAGCGTAGCTTCGGGCGCATCGTCACCATTTCCTCGATCAACGGCCAGAAGGGCCAGCTCGGCCAGACCAACTATTCCGCCGCCAAGGCCGGCGAGATCGGCTTCACCAAGGCGCTGGCGCAGGAAAACGCCAATAAGGGCATCACCGTCAACGCCATCTGCCCGGGCTATATCGGCACGGAGATGGTGCGCGCGGTGCCGCAGGAGGTGCTCGAGAAGCGCATCCTGCCGCAGATCCCGGTCGGGCGGCTCGGCGAGCCCGAGGAAATCGCGCGCTGCGTCGTCTTCCTCGCCGCCGACGAGGCCGGTTTCATCACCGGCTCGACGCTCACCGCCAATGGCGGCCAGTATCTGGCGTGA
- a CDS encoding acetyl-CoA C-acetyltransferase, producing MKDDIVIVGAARTAVGAFNGALSSLPAHELGKIAITAALERAGVAPGEVSETIMGQILTAGAGQNPARQASVAAGIPVESPAWGVNQLCGSGLRAVALGFQAILNGDSDIVVAGGQESMSQAPHCAHLRNGTKMGSLEMVDTMIKDGLWDAFNGYHMGTTAENVARQWQITREQQDEFAVGSQNKAEAAQKAGRFKDEIVPVTISTRKGDIVVSDDEYPRHGATLDSMTKLRPAFAKDGSVTAGNASGINDGAAAVVLMTAARALSAGKKPLARIVSWAQAGVDPSIMGSGPIPASRRALEKAGWTVADLDLVEANEAFAAQACAVNKDLGWDPSKVNVNGGAIAIGHPIGASGARILTTLLYEMEKRDAKKALATLCIGGGMGIAMCLQRD from the coding sequence ATGAAGGACGACATCGTTATCGTCGGCGCCGCCCGCACGGCCGTCGGCGCGTTCAACGGCGCGCTCTCCTCGCTGCCGGCCCATGAGCTGGGCAAGATCGCGATCACCGCGGCGCTGGAGCGCGCGGGCGTCGCGCCGGGCGAGGTGAGCGAGACCATCATGGGGCAGATCCTCACCGCCGGCGCCGGCCAGAACCCGGCGCGGCAGGCGTCGGTGGCGGCCGGCATCCCGGTCGAGAGCCCGGCCTGGGGCGTCAACCAGCTGTGCGGCTCCGGCCTGCGCGCGGTGGCGCTCGGCTTCCAGGCCATCCTCAATGGCGACAGCGACATCGTGGTCGCCGGCGGCCAGGAGTCGATGAGCCAGGCGCCGCATTGCGCGCATCTGCGCAACGGCACCAAGATGGGCAGCCTTGAAATGGTCGACACCATGATCAAGGATGGCCTGTGGGACGCCTTCAACGGCTACCACATGGGCACCACCGCCGAGAACGTCGCCCGCCAGTGGCAGATCACCCGCGAGCAGCAGGACGAGTTCGCCGTCGGCTCGCAGAACAAGGCCGAGGCGGCGCAGAAGGCCGGCCGCTTCAAGGACGAGATCGTCCCCGTCACCATCTCCACCCGCAAGGGCGACATCGTGGTGTCCGACGACGAATATCCCCGCCACGGCGCCACCCTCGATTCCATGACCAAGCTGCGCCCGGCCTTCGCCAAGGACGGCTCGGTGACGGCGGGTAACGCCTCGGGCATCAATGACGGCGCCGCCGCCGTGGTGCTGATGACCGCCGCCCGGGCCCTGAGCGCCGGCAAGAAGCCGCTGGCGCGCATCGTCTCCTGGGCGCAGGCGGGCGTCGATCCGTCCATCATGGGCAGCGGGCCGATCCCGGCCTCGCGCCGCGCGCTGGAAAAGGCGGGCTGGACCGTGGCCGACCTCGATCTGGTCGAGGCCAACGAGGCCTTCGCGGCGCAGGCCTGCGCCGTCAACAAGGATCTCGGCTGGGACCCCTCCAAGGTCAACGTCAATGGCGGCGCCATCGCCATCGGCCACCCGATCGGCGCCTCCGGCGCGCGTATCCTCACCACGCTGCTCTACGAGATGGAGAAGCGGGACGCCAAGAAGGCGCTTGCCACGCTGTGCATCGGCGGCGGCATGGGCATCGCCATGTGTCTGCAGCGCGACTGA
- the phaR gene encoding polyhydroxyalkanoate synthesis repressor PhaR, protein MAKSNEPVTIKKYANRRLYNTGTSTYVTLEDLAQMVKNGEDFVVYDAKSSDDITHSVLTQIIFEQEGKGQNLLPINFLRQIIRFYGDSMQMLVPRYLDMSIENFTKEQSNLREHFSKTFGVGGFGVLEDQVRRNMEIFDRTFKMFLPNGRLDETQGTAGAAGAAAPADDFDELRRQVAEMQKRLDRLGEGGKKD, encoded by the coding sequence ATGGCAAAATCCAACGAACCCGTCACCATCAAGAAGTATGCAAATCGCCGTCTCTACAATACCGGGACGAGCACCTATGTGACGCTGGAAGATCTCGCCCAGATGGTGAAGAACGGTGAGGACTTCGTCGTTTATGACGCAAAGTCCTCCGACGACATCACGCATTCGGTGCTGACGCAGATCATCTTCGAACAGGAAGGCAAGGGGCAGAACCTGCTGCCGATCAACTTCCTGCGCCAGATCATTCGTTTCTACGGCGACAGCATGCAGATGCTGGTACCCCGCTATCTCGACATGTCGATCGAGAACTTCACCAAGGAGCAGAGCAATCTGCGCGAGCACTTCTCCAAGACGTTCGGCGTCGGCGGCTTCGGCGTGCTGGAGGATCAGGTGCGCCGCAACATGGAAATCTTCGACCGCACCTTCAAGATGTTCCTGCCCAATGGCCGGCTCGACGAGACCCAGGGAACGGCGGGAGCCGCGGGGGCAGCGGCACCGGCCGACGATTTCGACGAGCTGCGCCGCCAGGTGGCGGAGATGCAGAAGCGGCTGGACCGTCTCGGCGAAGGCGGCAAGAAGGACTGA